Proteins from one Coffea arabica cultivar ET-39 chromosome 8c, Coffea Arabica ET-39 HiFi, whole genome shotgun sequence genomic window:
- the LOC113705823 gene encoding uncharacterized protein has translation MSTHPESSDRPATTSPFDLANLGAQLSEVFSRFNELSVEMMTQRRVIDQLVTGGASGEQQHESLPLAQSEPILLPYAQISVTSQAMNPPEEAFTYPTHGPPPIYAPNIQINPPHVQIPQNYPPITMSMPFESQGPHYYPTAEPFILNTAAQGKVEVGESSVPMDKNLLKRLDRFEEFIRKSQGVSKQGGLDYSELCLFPDMQLPMGFKAPKFSKYDGNGNPKTHLRMFANKLGKPIDDENLPVRLFPESLEGDALDWYSNLKPEDMKSWMDLSTAFMRQYEYNCELAPTRSTLEGTKRKPSEDHKTYAKRWRKLAAKVEPPMTENEIIRTFIKAHDPPYFEEIFRMTGCSFAEIVNKLEEYDEFIKAGKIVNVLALKSQVEAMQSQDSNNKKSQFKKREEEASFVSSRGPAFRPRFQQSPTYSPHYPHRPYLQPAYHTTINHPRPRPNYPNTPTTPYHTFPPNFQTRPRPPYHPKSTLPVNPNYNYHQTTGAQNPARYRTFTNLGRPLDQLYEQLKAAGKIGTIPPKVYTKGVPPSYDPQSFCAYHSGSPGHSTENCWVLKHKIQDMIETGDIILRGREEQGPSVSKNPFPTYKDTITTDEEF, from the coding sequence atgagtacccaTCCAGAGTCATCTGATAGGCCTGCAACCACATCACCGTTTGACTTGGCGAATCTGGGAGCTCAGCTGAGTGAAGTTTTCAGCCGATTTAATGAGCTGAGCGTTGAAATGATGACCCAACGGCGCGTAATCGATCAATTGGTCACTGGAGGGGCTAGCGGTGAGCAGCAACATGAATCCTTACCCCTGGCCCAATCTGAACCAATACTTTTACCTTATGCTCAAATCTCTGTTACTTCACAAGCTATGAATCCACCTGAAGAAGCCTTTACATATCCCACTCATGGCCCACCACCTATTTATGCACCCAACATCCAAATTAACCCTCCTCATGTCCAAATTCCCCAAAATTATCCGCCAATTACTATGAGCATGCCATTCGAATCACAGGGACCTCATTATTATCCCACCGCTGAGCCATTCATCCTCAATACCGCCGCTCAAGGAAAAGTTGAAGTTGGGGAGTCATCTGTACCGATGGACAAGAACTTGCTAAAGAGATTAGATCGATTTGAGGAGTTTATAAGGAAAAGCCAAGGTGTGAGCAAGCAAGGAGGTCTAGACTACAGCGAACTATGCTTGTTTCCAGATATGCAATTGCCAATGGGTTTCAAAGCGCCCAAATTTAGCAAGTACGATGGAAATGGCAATCCCAAAACACACCTTCGGATGTTTGCAAACAAGCTAGGGAAGCCGATAGATGATGAGAATCTACCTGTGCGCCTATTTCCCGAGAGTCTAGAAGGTGACGCGTTGGATTGGTACTCCAATTTGAAGCCTGAGGATATGAAATCTTGGATGGATTTGTCAACCGCTTTTATGAGGCAGTATGAATACAATTGCGAGCTTGCTCCGACGAGGTCCACACTTGAGGGAACCAAAAGGAAGCCATCGGAGGACCACAAGACGTATGCAAAAAGATGGAGAAAATTGGCTGCCAAAGTAGAGCCTCCCATGACTGAAAATGAGATTATTCGCACGTTCATCAAAGCTCATGACCCGCCCtattttgaggaaatttttcgaATGACTGGGTGTTCCTTTGCAGAGATTgtcaataaattggaagaatatgacGAATTTATAAAAGCAGGGAAAATTGTTAATGTTTTAGCTTTGAAGTCACAAGTGGAAGCAATGCAAAGTCAAGATAGCAATAACAAGAAATCCCAGTTCAAGAAGAGAGAAGAGGAAGCTTCGTTTGTCTCGAGTCGAGGCCCTGCTTTCCGACCTAGATTCCAGCAATCTCCCACCTATTCACCTCATTATCCACACCGACCATACCTTCAACCTGCTTATCATACCACTATTAACCATCCTCGACCTCGGCCAAATTACCCAAATACACCCACTACACCATATCATACTTTTCCACCTAACTTTCAAACCAGACCTCGCCCTCCTTATCATCCAAAATCCACTTTACCCGTCAACCCGAACTACAACTATCACCAAACCACTGGCGCCCAAAACCCGGCCCgatatagaacttttaccaatcTAGGTCGGCCCCTTGATCAACTATATGAGCAGCTCAAAGCCGCGggaaaaattggtacaatacctCCTAAAGTTTATACTAAAGGCGTTCCCCCCAGTTATGATCCCCAATCTttttgtgcttatcattctggaTCTCCTGGACATTCTACTGAAAATTGTTGGGttcttaaacataaaatccaagacatgattgagaCCGGAGACATAATTTTGAGAGGGAGAGAAGAACAAGGCCCAAGTGTTAGCAAAAACCCTTTTCCTACGTACAAAGATACTATTACCACTGATGAAGAGTTTTGA
- the LOC140013406 gene encoding uncharacterized protein: protein MPAWYNPQAVCAYHSGAPGHATLDCKALKHKIQDMVEAGEIVIRKREAQGPNVNRNPLPDHVNTIGVIMDDTEYMEQVKDLAREAEVVGVTDQPFIIELPFEEDNQPFVLDLTPAESEALKPVFIEFPRQEPVLSLQQVPWNYDEPIIQIGENSATKKEVSVVTRSGRTVSPFETTIPIQAKNSEPPIKPTITEKEAVDFLKRLQRSEYNIIEKLSKSPAQITMLDLLFSSDVHRDALIDVLTKAQIPRDISVDNFSNVVGSVLFNKQIAFSDDELPTEGIGHNRALYITVRCNGKMLPKVLIDNGPWIHKSGAVPSSLHQLLKFVVNDKLITIFAEEDCLVITDSGSKEEGCRSATMSPHSTSDIVSVSWITTEEQALSKASVMMAKEMIRGGYKLDRGLGRELQGILKPVEIMEKRDTFGLGFQPTAKDIKEMKERKRAEKEGRQRVFDIPPLRGNI from the exons ATGCCCGCGTGGTATAATCCACAagctgtctgtgcttatcattctggggCCCCCGGACATGCCACCCTTGATTGCAAGGCGCTTAAGCATAAAATCCAAGATATGGTTGAAGCCGGGGAGATTGTAATCCGGAAAAGGGAGGCGCAAGGGCCGAACGTAAATAGGAACCCTTTGCCGGACCATGTTAATACCATTGGGGTCATTATGGATGACACGGAGTATATGGAACAAGTCAAAGATTTGGCAAGAGAAGCTGAGGTAGttggggtcacagaccaaccATTCATCATAGAGTTGCCATTCGAAGAAGATAACCAGCCTTTTGTCTTGGATCTCACGCCAGCAGAGAGTGAAGCTTTGAAGCCGGTATTCATCGAATTCCCGAGGCAAGAGCCTGTTTTGAGCCTGCAACAAGTGCCGTGGAATTACGATGAACCTATTATACAGATCGGGGAAAATTCAGCTACAAAGAAAGAGGTGTCAGTGGTTACCAGATCGGGGAGGACTGTAAGTCCATTTGAAACTACTATTCCGATTCAAGCAAAGAATTCCGAGCCGCCCATTAAGccaacaatcaccgagaaagaagccGTGGATTTCCTTAAACGACTCCAGAGAAGTGAATACAACATAATCGAAAAGCTAAGCAAGTCACCTGCCCAGATAACCATGTTGGATTTACTTTTCTCTTCAGACGTGCATAGGGATGCATTGATCGACGTATTAACTAAGGCTCAAATTCCGAGGGACATTtctgttgataatttttcaaacgtggTTGGGAGCGTATTATTCAACAAACAAATTGCTTTTTCTGACGATGAATTGCCGACAGAGGGCATTGGACATAATAGGGCGTTGTACATAACGGTGAGGTGCAACGGGAAAATGCTGCCGAAGGTGCTAATTGACAACGG gccatggattcacaagtctGGGGCTGTGCCATCTTCGTTGCATCAATTGCTGAAATTCGTAGTAAATGACAAGCTAATCACTATCTTTGCCGAAGAGGACTGCCTGGTAATCACCGATTCTGGATCTAAAGAGGAGGGATGTCGAAGTGCCACCATGTCCCCTCATAGCACATCCGATATAGTCTCCGTAAGTTGGATCACAACGGAGGAACAAGCTCTCTCAAAAGCAAGTGTaatgatggctaaggaaatgattCGTGGAGGATACAAATTAGACAGAGGATTGGGGCGTGAACTGCAAGGGATCCTGAAGCCAGTGGAGATTATGGAAAAAAGGGATACATTCGGTTTGGGTTTCCAACCAACCGCCAAGGACATCAAAGAGATGAAGGAGCGCAAAAGAGCAGAGAAAGAGGGCAGGCAAAGGGTTTTTGACATTCCACCACTGCG gggcaacatttga